The Lacrimispora xylanolytica genome has a segment encoding these proteins:
- the licT gene encoding BglG family transcription antiterminator LicT encodes MKIDKIINNNIVSALDIDGKEVIVIGKGIGFGTKPGKAIAEDKVSKVYHLDNQNSMDKFKELLVNLPLEHLQVSTEIINYAKSVLNRSLNQNIYITLTDHINFAIHRFKKNIEFSNPLIHEIKTFYKEEYLIGEYAIALIERKVGVKLPVDEAGSIALHIVNAELNSAMRDTIGITNLIGGAVKLVKEHFSRELNEASLNYQQFISHLRFLSQRIVTKDPINYLDERFSHAIAQMYPAEYECSLKVRNYIFETFHYQLADEEIACLAIHIKRLGV; translated from the coding sequence ATGAAAATTGATAAGATTATTAACAATAACATTGTAAGCGCACTGGATATTGATGGAAAAGAAGTAATTGTCATTGGCAAGGGAATTGGATTCGGTACAAAACCTGGGAAAGCCATTGCGGAAGATAAGGTTAGCAAGGTGTATCACCTAGACAACCAGAACAGTATGGATAAATTTAAGGAACTTCTTGTAAATTTACCACTGGAGCATCTTCAGGTGTCTACCGAAATCATCAATTATGCAAAAAGTGTTTTAAACAGAAGCCTGAATCAAAATATTTACATTACACTGACGGATCACATTAATTTTGCTATCCATCGGTTTAAAAAGAACATTGAGTTTTCCAACCCTCTCATTCATGAAATAAAGACCTTTTATAAAGAGGAATATCTGATTGGAGAATATGCAATCGCTTTAATTGAACGGAAGGTCGGAGTCAAGTTACCAGTGGATGAAGCGGGATCGATTGCTCTTCATATCGTAAATGCGGAGCTCAATAGTGCCATGCGGGATACCATTGGGATCACCAATTTAATCGGAGGTGCGGTGAAACTTGTGAAAGAGCATTTTTCCAGAGAACTGAATGAGGCATCCCTTAATTATCAGCAGTTTATCAGCCATCTGAGGTTTCTCTCTCAGAGAATTGTTACCAAAGATCCTATCAACTATTTGGATGAGAGATTTAGCCATGCAATCGCTCAGATGTACCCGGCTGAATATGAGTGCAGTCTTAAAGTCAGGAATTATATCTTTGAAACATTTCATTATCAGTTAGCAGATGAGGAGATTGCATGTCTGGCAATTCACATCAAAAGATTAGGAGTTTAA
- the catA gene encoding type A chloramphenicol O-acetyltransferase, translating to MSFHLIDLSNWPRKEYYNHYMHGLRCTYSLTANIDITGLRTALKRMDKKIYPAQIYMLTTIVNQYQEFRMNVDADGNLGVWDELNPSYTIFNKEKETFSSIWTMYSTSFITFYEHCISDMVCYSSATNLMPKPDGPLNTFNISCLPWTSFTGFNLNVYSDGCYLPPIFTIGKFIEQDKRILIPLAVQVHHSVCDGFHVGRFINALQELADNYNDWLYK from the coding sequence ATGAGCTTTCATTTGATCGATTTAAGTAATTGGCCACGTAAAGAATATTATAATCATTATATGCACGGGTTACGTTGCACTTATAGTTTAACCGCTAATATTGATATAACCGGTTTGAGAACTGCATTAAAACGTATGGACAAAAAAATATATCCGGCGCAGATCTATATGCTTACAACAATTGTGAATCAGTATCAGGAGTTTCGTATGAATGTTGATGCTGATGGTAATTTAGGGGTTTGGGATGAGCTCAATCCGAGCTACACCATTTTCAATAAAGAAAAAGAAACATTTTCAAGCATATGGACGATGTATAGCACTTCTTTTATTACATTTTATGAACACTGTATCTCTGATATGGTCTGTTATTCAAGTGCCACGAATCTAATGCCGAAACCTGATGGACCACTTAATACTTTCAATATATCATGCTTGCCCTGGACGAGTTTTACGGGATTTAACTTAAATGTATACTCAGATGGCTGCTATCTGCCCCCTATTTTTACGATTGGCAAGTTTATCGAGCAGGATAAAAGGATTTTGATACCATTAGCAGTACAAGTACATCATTCCGTATGTGATGGATTTCATGTAGGGCGATTTATCAATGCGCTGCAAGAATTGGCAGACAATTATAACGATTGGCTCTATAAGTAA
- the nagE gene encoding N-acetylglucosamine-specific PTS transporter subunit IIBC, whose amino-acid sequence MKYLQKLGKSLMLPVACLPAAGILMGIGYWIDPTGWGANSAIAAFLIKAGGAIIDNMAVLFAIGVGVGMSDDHEGTSALAAIVSWLMIQTILSPGVVAMLKGIDVKEVNAAFGHISNQFIGIVSGIIGSTCYNKFKNTKLPDALAFFSGKRSVSIVTALVSLVACLVLFFVWPVVYTGLVTFGKGILGMGAVGAGIYGFLNRILIPVGLHHALNSVFWFDVAGVNDLGNFWAGTGTLGQTGQYMTGFFPVMMFGLPAAALAMYHTAKPGKKKNVYGLLLAAAVCSFFTGVTEPLEFAFMFLAPGLYLIHAILTGISLAICSLLPVRTGFNFSAGFVDWILSFKAPMAMNPLYIIPLGLAYSAIYYSIFRFAIKKFNFKTPGREDDDADEAKITLSNNDYTQIAAIILEGLGGKDNVTSIDNCITRLRLEIRDQALVNEMMIKSSGVTGVIRPGKNSLQVIVGTQVQFVADEFKKLCQ is encoded by the coding sequence ATGAAGTATTTACAGAAACTGGGGAAATCGTTAATGCTTCCGGTGGCGTGTCTGCCTGCAGCAGGCATCTTAATGGGGATTGGATATTGGATTGATCCCACGGGCTGGGGAGCCAATAGTGCCATTGCCGCTTTTCTGATTAAGGCGGGGGGAGCCATTATTGATAACATGGCCGTCTTATTTGCTATTGGTGTTGGAGTGGGAATGTCAGATGATCACGAGGGTACTTCGGCTTTGGCAGCCATCGTTTCCTGGCTGATGATTCAGACGATTTTATCTCCAGGAGTTGTTGCCATGTTAAAGGGCATTGATGTTAAAGAGGTAAATGCTGCCTTTGGACATATCAGCAACCAGTTTATTGGCATTGTATCAGGAATCATCGGTTCCACCTGTTACAACAAGTTCAAAAATACGAAGCTTCCTGATGCTCTGGCATTCTTTAGCGGAAAGCGTTCGGTTTCTATTGTAACAGCACTGGTCTCACTGGTCGCTTGTCTGGTACTGTTTTTTGTATGGCCCGTTGTATATACAGGACTTGTTACATTTGGTAAAGGTATTTTAGGTATGGGAGCTGTAGGAGCCGGTATCTATGGTTTCTTAAACCGTATTCTGATTCCGGTAGGACTTCACCATGCTCTGAATTCTGTATTCTGGTTTGATGTTGCTGGCGTAAATGATCTTGGAAACTTCTGGGCAGGAACCGGCACCCTGGGCCAGACCGGTCAGTATATGACAGGCTTCTTCCCGGTTATGATGTTTGGTCTTCCGGCGGCAGCTCTTGCTATGTACCATACGGCTAAGCCTGGAAAGAAGAAAAATGTCTATGGTTTATTATTGGCAGCCGCCGTATGTTCCTTCTTTACGGGAGTAACAGAGCCATTGGAATTCGCATTTATGTTTCTTGCACCAGGTTTATATTTGATTCATGCCATCCTTACCGGTATTTCTTTGGCAATCTGTTCCTTGCTTCCGGTGCGTACAGGATTTAACTTTAGCGCTGGTTTTGTTGACTGGATCTTAAGTTTTAAAGCTCCGATGGCTATGAATCCGCTTTACATCATTCCGCTGGGTCTTGCTTATTCAGCAATTTATTATTCTATATTCCGTTTTGCGATTAAAAAGTTTAACTTCAAGACTCCAGGACGAGAGGATGACGATGCAGATGAAGCAAAAATCACTCTATCCAATAATGATTATACCCAGATTGCAGCCATCATTCTGGAAGGTCTTGGGGGGAAGGACAATGTTACCAGCATTGATAACTGCATTACAAGATTAAGGCTTGAAATTAGAGATCAGGCACTGGTAAATGAAATGATGATAAAATCTTCGGGCGTAACCGGAGTGATCCGGCCTGGTAAGAACAGCCTGCAGGTAATCGTGGGAACCCAGGTACAGTTTGTAGCTGACGAATTTAAGAAGTTGTGTCAATGA
- a CDS encoding PTS sugar transporter subunit IIA: MFDSWKKLFIGDEKERDKVLAPVEGKVVPLSEVNDPAFSQEILGKGVAIIPERGRIVAPFDGVVSVMFETKHAVSVTSEHGTEVIIHVGLDTVRLKGSYYTSFKNQGDHVKQGDLLLEFDRKAIKEAGYDLITPVIVCNPSCYPDMVCHSGRQVNELEPIIDL; this comes from the coding sequence ATGTTTGATTCATGGAAAAAGCTCTTTATAGGCGACGAAAAAGAAAGAGATAAGGTATTGGCGCCTGTGGAGGGAAAGGTGGTTCCTCTAAGCGAAGTCAATGACCCTGCCTTTAGTCAGGAAATTCTGGGGAAAGGCGTCGCTATCATTCCGGAAAGAGGAAGAATTGTGGCACCGTTTGACGGCGTTGTTTCAGTTATGTTTGAGACAAAACATGCAGTCAGCGTTACATCAGAACATGGCACAGAAGTAATTATCCATGTGGGATTAGATACGGTTCGTCTAAAAGGAAGCTATTATACTTCTTTTAAAAATCAGGGGGACCATGTGAAACAAGGAGATCTTCTCCTGGAGTTTGACAGAAAGGCAATCAAAGAGGCTGGTTATGATTTGATAACGCCTGTTATTGTCTGCAATCCTTCGTGCTATCCCGATATGGTATGCCATAGTGGGAGGCAGGTAAATGAGCTGGAACCGATCATTGATTTATAG